From the Gammaproteobacteria bacterium genome, one window contains:
- a CDS encoding hypothetical protein (Evidence 5 : Unknown function), whose amino-acid sequence MRLRCPAELGRGFPIRSIVLISEFAAKETCGGMGGVGILIGFEVFIAVRAGNIFRNERGMYLSKVVYPKRK is encoded by the coding sequence ATGAGGTTGCGTTGTCCGGCAGAGCTAGGTAGGGGGTTTCCGATAAGGTCTATTGTCCTGATTTCCGAATTCGCGGCAAAGGAAACTTGCGGTGGCATGGGTGGAGTGGGCATTCTCATCGGATTCGAGGTATTTATTGCCGTACGTGCAGGAAATATTTTTCGGAACGAAAGGGGAATGTATTTGAGCAAAGTCGTTTACCCGAAGAGAAAGTAG